AGACCAAGAAGTAGGTTGAATATTCCCTAGTGAGAGGAGCTGGGATTATTctggctgaggtgtgtgtgtaccagctTGGACACAATGCTcttggaaaagtgtgtgtgtgcgtgtgcttgcgttgcctgtgcctgcctgtgtgtctctgtgcctgtttgtaggtgtgtgtgtgtgtatatatatatatatatatatatacacacacacacacacacacacacacacacatatatatatatatatatatatatatatatagtaccagtttaGGCAGGCTCCTCTTGGAGAAGACCCTGTGTGGACAGGAGAGGTGCAGGTGTTTGGAGATCCAGCTCCTCATGTTGAGCTAGTCAACAGTGCCCTAGGGCGGGGGACCATCCTCCCTGTGCAGCAGAACCAGCTGCTTCTGTGCCCGCACAGCACTGCCCTCCAGCATCCGCTCCAACTAGGGGACAGAGGCCACAGCACAGGGACAACAGGGTCATACCCACAGTGGAGTTAAGCGtgtattccaaatggcaccctatttcctatataggccattactttggaccagagccccaTAGCCATCTGGAACACATCCCAAGTCATGATGTCACTGACAGCTGGGTGGAAATGTTATCTGGAAATACAAATAGCTGTGAAACTCTAAAGTCTTCTGTCACAAGCTGCATCTCACACGATGTCCTATCCATCATGTAATAATAAACTATTGTACCAGATCCATATGTGTTCAAACATTCAGTAGTAGCTTTATAAGAAGTACACTGTTTAAGAGGGATTGGGTGCCCATCAATATTATCCCTTCATAGCAATCAGACAGCAGATAATTAAATAGTCCAAAAGCCTGTGGAGGTTGTGAAATATGATCACAAGCTATTCTTTTCTATGGGTATCATGATGAAGAGACTCAATGTAAGACCGTATGCCTGCTCCTTAACAAAGCAGAGTGAGGGTAGAAAAGACACGATACGTGGATTTAAAAAATCATGAGCTTGCCTTGAGCTCAGTTTCAAAATATCACCTCTTTTTTTTATATGACAGTTGTGTGTGGAAAAAATATTCTTTGTATTTTATTCCGTTATATTCCATTATATTCTTACTATAAAATATATGGGTGTTGACTGTAATCAGGGTAggtgtgttttgtttgtttaaatgaacaaaataacatttcatttggaTGATGCCGTCATGGCTGCACAGAACCTTAACATAATTGAGCTCAAAATATGCCATTCTGTTATTTTGAAAATGCATCTCATTTTTCTTCTAATGTTTCTTAAAACAAATGAATAATGTATTTCTTTTGATGGTGTATATTCAGTTGATTTATTAAAATAGATGTCTGACCACATCGGCCCACGTCTACTCATACTCCTAAACATGCCGGCATGTGCACAGGAGACATAAAGGCTTACCCTGGCGAGAATGTGGTCAAAATGGGACTGTATGAATTGGGTTCTAAAAAATATTGCCAGATTGTTTATTTTACAGGCAACATACCGTAAAGTCTGTCTCTAAAGGGTAAAAGAGACAAGCTTTGTTAATCTCCTTCCTCATTAAGCTAGAGCATCAGTCATTCAACCCCTAATTAACAGACTTACTTTAATAGGGGTTAAACCTAAAAAAACTAATTAAGAATCCCTTTACACTTCactaatccacacacacacaaacacactcattaCTCTTTACCAGTAATTCCCCTTGATAAGATATTGCTTTAAACAAAGTAGTCCCTTGACTATCCTAATTCCAATTAGGCAGATAAGGTTTTATATGTTGATTCTTTATTCAGCTGCCCTTCATCAGGTTCCCCTTGTAAAAGAGGTCTTCTGAATGGGACttcccagttaaataaaggttaaagattttttttttttaaaggctgtGCGTTTTGCACCTCGCCCACAGTGGGCTCAGCCTCTGCTAGTCCCACAATGATGATGCAGTCGGCCTGACGGATGCAGCGCTGGGTCCAGGGGGTTAGGGTATCGTCTGATTGGTAGAGAACGATGCGGTGGATGTCCTCCTGCTGCCCCAGCCAACTGGACAGACGGTACTCATGCACACTATAGAGGAGAGGTgggatgtgtttgtgttttcaTCAACTATGACAATGAATTGATCTTGACACTAATGTGCTAAAGCAGATAAGAGAGTGCATGCCTGACATTATGACATCATTTCTGGTGGTGTCTCTGCTTTAGCTGCTGCTTCTCGTATTCTGGCTCGCTGATACGTCATGTTGAGGTCAGCAGACATGACACCTGAGAGTGTGAGGAGAGAGCATTCAAACACACGGAGCAGGGcttgtacagtacaggtgtgtgtgtgtgtatgtgtgtgcatgaggTAATGGATGCTTACTTGACACTGCCACAGGAGTGGACTGAGAGTGAGACCTCTTTCCTTTAGTGGTGGGGCTGCTATCTAAAAGACAGCACTTCCTCTCCCCATTATCTGAAACACCATACAGCAACACCATGAGTATACAGCAACACCATGAGTATGTGTTTCCAGAAAGCCACCATTGTTCATAGTGACATAACATAACAGCCTCCACATTCATCCATCTGGATCAATATTTACATGATAAAGTGTTCCAAATGTAATCCAGACATAATCCAGACTAGTTTCACATTTCCAGTAGCTTTCCCAAAATTGCCACGTTTTCCCAGAAACCCCAGTTGGAGGATTCCCAGATTTTCTGCTTATACCCTCCTGATTTCAGGAATCTTTCAACTGGGATTTGTTTTTTGGAGAGAAAGTTACCTGAATTATGGAACCCTatgctgtcacgtcctgaccttagagatcctttttatgtctctgttttggttggtcagggcgtgagtttggctgggcattctatgtctggtgttctatgttgtccttgtgttgtatttctatgtctggcctgatatggttctcaatcagaggcagctgtcattcattgtctctgattgagaatcatatttaggtagcctgttcccacctgtgtttgtgggtggttgtatccggTTTAGTGTTTgtgtcacctttcaggactgtgcATTTGTCGTGTTTGGTTTAGTGTTGAATATTTTATTAAatgatatgaacacttaccacgctgcaccttggtcctcttcttctcctccaggcGACAAGCATTACATATGCAAAACCAAAGGATAAATGATCATTCAATGCAATGATGCTGAGACTGACCAGTGAGATGACCATCCCATAATAACTGACCTGTGTCACTAGGCCCCTTCTCATGGCCAGACTCTTCAGACTGAGTCTGTCTATGAGAACCCCCTCTCTCAGGCCCAGCCTCTTCAGACCGGGAGTGCTGTCTGTGTAGACCCCTGTCAGGGTTGGCTTCACCTATCACACTGCCACCAAGGGGACTGCCTGGCTCTcctgaaacacaacacacacagagaaccatCAGGTTTATGCATTCCCTTCAAAGATGAAATACCCAGTCATTAATCTcaggttaacccagaactaaagtcttGAGTAATTGGTCAGCTGCTGGGTCCATACATGTTAAAAGAAGAGATTAAGAGATGCTAGAATGAGGAGTGGAACTAGAACGAGgcgctccaccctctctctttgcaaGTTATGGGAAAGTCTATGGGCTGAATGTCCCGACCCCTTCTGAGAATTCAAAATATGCTAAAACCTGCGAAAACATAATTTGTCCAAATAACAAGTGTCGAAAAACCCAAGCACCAGACCTATTGCTGCTCGTTAGCTATCGGCAGCCATAGTATAAAtacagtgtctgtctgtcagatcTATGATACAATGTATGTTTACGTAGTCTGCCCACGAGATTACCCAGTCACGGATCATCTTTCATTATTGTTGCAAaaaaaacagaacactcaaaacatgagcacaatggcagctcttcctttaaagaactccaggcctcaagagggcagataacTCAAAAACAAAggtggaactaaaaaattgagccaggatttctggagggactacttttacatgcACACCTGgcagataagcatgggtataaaatgtttgggCTTAGCTTTGCTTGGGTCCTCGACATACAaacagctcattgttcaaccctaaagacgcaactggtatgtaatgtttggaattatttattatgttgcatccagtgcttagcacaatttacatgtttaactctggtaggagTGGTGACTTCTTTTTttgtggatattttctgaccACAGAATGCATGGGGGAAAAAGAGGTTCGGTGGCACCTCGGAACACTTTTTTGGAGAACATTGTCCGGCGCTCAAGTGGTTATCAACCTATTCCTATTCCTTATTCCTCTGTcattcaactactctattcaacaaataTACTGTTTCAACATATTAAACAAATGGCATCCGGCGCTCaacacctagacaacttgacaaTTATTGAGGTctctatgtatgtatgtgtgtgtgtctcatactGCATTGAAGAGCTCGGTGGTGAGACCTAGGTAGTTGTGAAGGGCTAGGAAGGTCACTCTCTGCAGGCACACCATGATGATCTAGAAAGGACAACAAAAAGTAACAATGGCCCCACTGCTttgggagagcagaacagagtacaGCCAGGCTGTGTCCCTGAAAATACTAAATACTCAGCGATTTTTGTATCTTGCGGTTAACTGTGTAGCTACAGAATAATGTTTCAGTTGCATACAAACCAGTCAGGGGTGTAATCTCCAGTATTTGAGTGATATTACATAATCGCTGATTTCCCGATCTACAGATCACATCCAAAATGGCACTGAAtcagatgggccctggtcaaaagtagtgggacACACCCTAGGACACCCTAGGAAAAGTAGTGGGACGCACACAGTCTGTCATTGATAGTAACAGTACCTGGATAACGCGGACCAGAGTCTCTGGGTATTTCTCAAACACACACTGGAAGGCAGCAGCTGGAAGACGCAGTATGGTAGAAGGGGCTGCAGCTCTGGCAGATAGTCTTGTAGGGGGCTGAGTGACCCTGGGATGCATAAGGTGGTAGAGGACGAGAGGAATTCATTCTAGCTTAGTTCAGTGGTGGCTGGTGTCACTTTAAACCAGAGGACGGGCtccttgtaatggctggaatggaataaatggaatggtataaaatacatcaaGCACATGGTTTTCCATTCCGGCCATTACTATGAGTCGTTtgcccctcaccagcctcctgtgtctTCGGTACTTATCAGAGTGGAGCGGATATTAAAACATGCACTAGTTGAGTCAAAGGGTAAATGACAGAGTGGAAAGCGTAACGTACAGTGATGACATCCAGGATACTGAGCAGACTATGGACAGTGTCTCCTGGCAACACCTCCTTCACAACCACATCTGTCCCATCCTATAACAAAatacatttcattttcatttgacTGACAAATTTTACATACATAATACATGTAGTTGTAAACGCATCGTAATGGCGGAGATCACTTCACCTCATGACGTTCGGGCGAAATGTTTGTCAAAGATGGAATACAATTTCCTTTCAATCACTGCAAATACCTTCGTCATTTTCCTATTCATTGAGGTGAAATAACATTGTCTCCAGCACCAGATAGATATAGCATGTGgagacacgggcgcgaaccagggatcctctgcacacatcaacaaacacccacgaagcgtcgttacccatcgctccacaaaggccgcggcccttgcagagcaaggggaaaccctacttcaggtctcagagcaagtgacgtaaccgattgaaatgctattagcgcgtacccgctaactagctagccatttcacatccattacacTGATCTAAGAACAGCCACAAAAGCATTTTTTGCAGAGTAAGTGCTGGAGAAGAAAGTGTTGGGTAGCTACCTGACAATGGCATAgcagtctctgttctgtcctccacCCAATGTTGCATTCTGGAGGCACCAGGCTCTACAAAAGGAAACCAACATTCATCTGATGTGTATTCATGACCAAGCATTTAGGAGGTTAGATAGAGGAATGGAATCAAAGACTGCATATTAGACAGGGTAGACTATTGCCTCAGAGTGGGTAGGAGACATATAACTTGGTTTATTACTGGGTATGTACTGCAGCTGTCATCTTTGTCATCCACCTTGTCATCCATTCCTGGCAACAACAAAACAAGGTCACAGTGGAAGAGACTGTAGAATATGTCAAGTCTTTCTCCCACACTTCAATCATTCCATACAGTGATAGGCCTAATCAGAAGGGAATGGGGTTAAAGGTGCATTGTGTGAATTATTGAACTCCTAAAAAGTAATTAAGGCAACTTCCCCTAACAAAACAGATTAGAAATGAGAACACTGGATCACTCACTGGCTGTAGTCACAGAACTGCCACAGTGTGTCTTTCTGCTGCACTCTGTAACCAGACACCCTCTGGCCACTGCACTTGCATACTTGAATAGACTCACCCAAACAAGGAGGCTACACTACACAAAGTAAACAGATTGTTCATGACAGGCATAACAATGGTTTAAAGTCAAATCAAATAAGGCCTGTATAAGACCTGAGTATATCAAATATCAAATTTGCCTGATCTAACGAAGTTCATAAAATACTGAACAGGTGCACTGCAGGATTGTTTTCAAGAACTGGACTTTTTGCCTAGCTGTGCTTGATCaacaaactgacaaaacacaGGCATACCACTCTACGAACGTTTCCCTTGCCTTAATGTATCTATTGAAGAAATATGGAAGAATAAGACTATTTCCAATCAATTACATTTAATCCCAGATATTAAATTGGTGCTCATAGGTCCAGTCAGTGGACGGCTATTTACCGAGGTAAAGTTGGTTTTAGACATTCAACAGACCAGTGTCTACTGGACAAAGataatatggctttttctttgcaactctgcctagaaggccagcatcccggagttgcctcttcactgttgacattgagactggtgttttgcgggtactatttaatgaagatgccagttgaggacttgtgaggcatctgtttctcaaactagacactctatgtgcttgtcctcttgctcagttgtgcaccggggcctcccactcctctttctattctggttagagccagtttgcgctgttctgtgaaggtatTAGGTATTACCATATCCCTTTCAATTCACATTCCTTGCAGAAATAACTATTTGCAAACATTGTGTAACTTCATGTAGAACAAATTGCACTTGAAATTAACATTTCTTTAAAGTTATTGCAAATAAATGCATATTTTAACTTTTTTCTGCGACAATCACTGAATTAGTTATTAATTTCTTCATCTTTAAATGCAATATTTGAGATTTTATGTATTTCAATCAAATCAAAACTGGAATTTCTACTCAAAgcaaaggttgtaaaagtatgctagacatttatagaataaatcatacATGGTTTGATGTTTCTGTGACAAACAGTGAATTCGTTATTGATTTATACGGCTTTTAATGGCATTTGATAGATGTGATGTATTTCTATTAAATCAAAACTGGAATTTCTACTCAAAACAGATTGTAaaagtattgtaacgaccctgggtttataatcgCGGAAATCAAAACTGccacacgagcatgcttttgcgacccagtcgatagcgcgccggacctcgggctagaaggtcgagggttcgagacctgctccctgctgtttcattacagtatgctagacatttatagaataaatcatatCTAGTTTGATGATTTTGTGACAAATGGTGAATTCTTTATTGATTTTTTAAATTGATTTTGGCGAATGTCTGAATGTCCGAATGTGTGAATATAAAACCAACTTTACCTCGGTCGGCTATATGGCAATTTGGGTAACAACTGTCACGCAGAGCTCAATGGACTGACAGACAAACATATGAAGTCCCGCTATGCAGTTTATTTTCCATGCAGTCAAATAAACACAAAGGAATTGCACCACACTATATGGTTAAATGAAAATATGTTCACTTACTGGCTCGTATTACCAAACGTTCCACTTTATTCTCCACTGTCAAAGTCTTGTACAGATGTATTTTCATGCCCTTGTTAAATCACTGCCAGTATCTGGAATTCCAATTGGCTACCACTGACTGAATCCAACCAATAACAAAACGTTTTATTCTGAGGTCGGTGTCTTCGTGTGCGCTCTATCTTCCGGTGGGCGCTGTTCAAGGTGAGTGTGTAGAATTTCCACGTATTATCGCTAAAGTGAGATTAATCGAAGTCATGTAGCTAGTAACTATCGTGCGTTTTATCCAAATGTTGATCTAGCTAGCTACTTCAATAATTAATGTCCGCACTACAGCTGTTTAGAAACCGAGAGTGTGTTGTTAACCCATGCCATGTGTTTTGCGAGCTACAATAGCTAGTTAACTCGTGCTATCAACATACAAGGTAGCTAGTTATAACAGCCAGCAACGAAACTATGGACAGAGGACAATGTTCAGACGTTTTCAATTATTAGCCATCTCTTCGGGAAGAATCACAACATGGAACATGTGGTAATTAGAGTCGTGCCTAACGTTAACGGTACAAGCATGATAACATCGACCGTTAAGGTTAGTTACTAGTAGCTAGCGAGAAAGAAGCCGTAGTTGCTCAACAATTGACTAATTTGCACAGGGAAGGAAACTGAAGTCAAGAATATACCAATTGATTTCTCATTCTTCATCTTAGTCTCATTTACTTAATTTAAACTAATGTGAAAGAACTGACACCATAAAGGTACCTAGGTTCACCACAGTGAGGAGCTAGCTGCAGTGATTGAGTTGGCTGCTTAATATTGTTTCCAGAGTAGGTTTAAACTATCAGTTGTAATCTCACCCATTTCATTGACTCCATACAGATTTGTCCTCCAGCTCGAGACTAAAACTCTTCGATGCGATGGGTGTATTGAATGCTCTTCGAAGGGGCCTTGTGAGAGGAGCGGATCGTATGGCTGAATTCACCAGCAAGCGTGGCTCAAGGACTCACTACAAAGGCAGAGGGGCACAGCCAACGGGAGTACTGACCTCCAGCAGAAAATTTGTTCCAGTACAGGCAATGATCCCTCAGTTTGTGGTGCCAAACTTGGAGGGATTCAAACTCAAGCCCTACGTGTCGTACCGCACCCCGGCTGGAACGGAGCCCGCTGTCACCCCTGAGGGTCTGTTCTCTGAGACTGTGGCCCCACAGATCCAGAAAGACTTTGAGGAAGGCTCCTTTGATAAGGAACAGCTGGAGAAATACGGGTTTGAACCCACACAGGAAGGAAAGTTATTCAAACTCTACCCCAAGAACTTTATACGATAAGTAGTCCACCAAATATTATCCACCTGGAACTCTTGAGTGTTAAGGATCATTGACTTATTTTGTTTGTGTTGGGAGATGTGTGTTGGGAGGTCAAGAGGTTGTTTTACTGGACACTGGTGTATTGTGAATGTGCTTGCTGAAAGTACTAGTATGTGCACTTCTTATTAAAACATGTATATTATGTTTTGGTCGTTTATATTTTTTAGACCTCAATATGCATGTTGGCTACAGGTTATTTGAATGTAGTTGAGGTTTGCACTAAGCAAAATCAAAACGGTCAATTGATCATAATACATGATTATATCCAACTAAGCTTAGATGTCCAccaagtctcacacacacagagaaacctgGGTATCCAAATACAGTATTTGtattgtaaagtgtgtgtgtgtcaaatgttattagttgcgtgccgaatacaacaggtgtagaccttacagtgaaatgcttacttacgagcccttaaccaacaataccggttaaaaaaaatacagataagaaataaataaca
This window of the Salvelinus fontinalis isolate EN_2023a chromosome 28, ASM2944872v1, whole genome shotgun sequence genome carries:
- the LOC129826588 gene encoding 39S ribosomal protein L41, mitochondrial-like; the encoded protein is MGVLNALRRGLVRGADRMAEFTSKRGSRTHYKGRGAQPTGVLTSSRKFVPVQAMIPQFVVPNLEGFKLKPYVSYRTPAGTEPAVTPEGLFSETVAPQIQKDFEEGSFDKEQLEKYGFEPTQEGKLFKLYPKNFIR